Sequence from the Toxoplasma gondii ME49 chromosome Ib, whole genome shotgun sequence genome:
TGCATTCCTCGTTGTCCTACTTGCACGAGAGCTGCGCTTGGTGAAGGGGAATGTTCCGTTAGCCGCACTCGAGGGTACCTCGCTTCTCGCGAAACACAAAGATGTGTTGGCACTGGCGATGCAGCGTTCTGCTCCTGTGGAAGAAACAGCAGCTGTGTTCGCTTGTGAGTTTTTAACCGATAGGATCAAGTCTACTGCACATATATCGCCACTGATGTGCGTGTCTCCGCGTAACTTGCACGTTCCACGAACTGTTTCTCCGTTGACATCCCGTAAAACTACTACTACCGAGCTTTCCGTCTCCAGAGACCTGAATGAGGACTTCCTTGCACTTCGTGTGGTCAACTGTTTCCTCTATCCAAGGGCACTCTACCGGCAGCTTCCGCTGGCCCGGTACCCGACAATTTCTCGGGTCGCTTGGCTGGTACGCGTCTGAGGTGCGTAGCCACCGTCTGAAAAAATCCAGACTGTGGAGCATCCTCGGATGGCGCTGTCGGCTTCCGCGCCTGTTGCTTTCTAACATCACTGGAAGAGGCCAGTGCCTCGTTGGGAGTGTTTCCACTGCGTGTTTCCGCCGTCCGGTGGCCAGAGCCGCCTCACCGCAAGTCCGTCGCTCTGGCAATTTGTGCATTTCCACGAAGATGTACctttacacacacacacacacgaacATCGACAGAAACGTGCGCGCTTCAAGCGCATGGGGTGTGTGTACACCGCGGTTGATCTCGGTCGCGTTTTTGATCGTCAATTTCGTCTCAGGCTGAAGCTGTCTGCTCGGTTGTTGCtcgctgcgcatgcgcgtgTGGCAATTCGCAGATCGGCGATATGAACGCGTGGATCCCACATGTGGAGCGCGCGTGTGCCAGTGTTAAAGGCGAGACGCGTGGGGAGGTTGGTCTGCCCTTGTGGCGATCGTGTCGTCCCTGAACGGAAAGCGGCGAAGCGTGGTCGCTTAATGGCGGTTTCTGCCGCTGGTGTCGTGGCTTTCTTGAGAACCTTCTTTTTCCATTCTTGCCTTTCCTGCTGAGCCGCGACGCACGCATCCGGGGTCCAAAAagcctcctctcttccgccttACCGTTTCTGTCGTCCCTACGTTAAAGGCCTGCCGCGTTTGCGGTTTTCCATCGGTTCCATAAAAGGTACGTCTTTTGCTGAGATCTGCTGCGCCGCGCGaactgttttctt
This genomic interval carries:
- a CDS encoding hypothetical protein (encoded by transcript TGME49_321510), giving the protein MPSRTQASQVEMPGWQHTLLRALSSSNQKSAFSGRRWNLTENAKENSSRGAADLSKRRTFYGTDGKPQTRQAFNVGTTETVHLRGNAQIARATDLR